The Sylvia atricapilla isolate bSylAtr1 chromosome 3, bSylAtr1.pri, whole genome shotgun sequence genome has a window encoding:
- the SIX2 gene encoding homeobox protein SIX2 produces the protein MSMLPTFGFTQEQVACVCEVLQQGGNIERLGRFLWSLPACEHLHKNESVLKAKAVVAFHRGNFRELYKILESHQFSAHNHPKLQQLWLKAHYIEAEKLRGRPLGAVGKYRVRRKFPLPRSIWDGEETSYCFKEKSRSVLREWYAHNPYPSPREKRELAEATGLTTTQVSNWFKNRRQRDRAAEAKERENNENSNSNSHNPLSASMNGNKTVLGSSEDEKTPSGTPDHTSSSPALLLSSNPGLQPLHGLGHPQGPSAIPVPSADPMHHHSLQDSILNPMSSNLVDLGS, from the exons ATGTCGATGCTCCCGACTTTTGGCTTCACCCAAGAGCAAGTGGCCTGCGTCTGCGAGGTGCTCCAGCAAGGCGGCAACATCGAGCGGCTGGGGCGGTTCCTCTGGTCCCTCCCTGCCTGCGAGCACCTCCACAAGAACGAGAGCGTCCTGAAGGCCAAGGCGGTGGTGGCCTTCCACCGGGGCAACTTCCGCGAGCTCTACAAGATCCTGGAGAGCCACCAGTTCTCGGCGCACAACCACcccaagctgcagcagctctggctgaagGCGCACTACATCGAGGCGGAGAAGCTGCGGGGGCGACCCCTAGGGGCGGTGGGCAAGTACCGGGTGCGCCGCAAGTTCCCGCTGCCCCGCTCCATCTGGGACGGCGAGGAGACCAGCTACTGCTTCAAGGAGAAGAGCCGCAGCGTCCTCCGAGAGTGGTACGCCCACAACCCCTACCCGTCCCCCCGCGAGAAGCGGGAGCTGGCCGAGGCCACCGGCCTCACCACCACCCAGGTCAGCAACTGGTTCAAGAACCGCCGGCAGCGGGACCGCGCCGCCGAGGCCAAGGAAAG GGAAAACAACGAGAATTCCAACTCCAACAGCCACAACCCGCTCTCGGCGTCAATGAACGGGAATAAGACAGTTTTGGGGAGCTCAGAGGACGAGAAGACACCATCAGGGACCCCGGATCACACCTCCTCCAGCCCCGcgctgctgctcagctccaaccccgggctgcagcccctgcacgGCCTGGGCCACCCCCAAGGCCCCAGCGCCATCCCCGTGCCCAGTGCCGACCCCATGCACCACCACAGCTTGCAGGACTCCATTCTCAACCCCATGTCATCTAACTTGGTCGATCTGGGCTCTTAA